The Candidatus Nezhaarchaeota archaeon genomic interval AAGCAGAGAACTAATATTGAGGTCGTTACCTCACCCCCCATCGTTGTTTACCGTGAAAGTGTCAGGAAGAGTGCTGGACCATTTGAGGGTAAGTCGCCTAACAAGCATAATAGGGTTTACGTCACTGTTGAACCGCTTAGCGAGGAGACGCTTCGCTTATTAGAGACTGGTCGCGTTTATGATGATCAGGATTGGCGTGAGCGTGCTAAGATCCTTAGAGAGGAGGCCGACTGGGATACTGATGAGGCTCGAGGTATTTGGGCTATTGACGACTTCATGAACATATTCGTTGATGCTACTAAGGGTGTCCAGTATTTACGTGATATTAAAGACACCCTGATCTCAGGCTTCAGATGGGCTTTAGCTGAAGGTCCACTATGCCATGAGCCTTGTCGTGGCGTTAAGATCAAGCTTGTTGATGCTTTGGTACATGAGGATCCAGCCCATCGTGGTCCAGCCCAGATCATGCCAGCCCTTCGTGACGCCACTTTTGCTGCCTTCTTGTCGGCTAGACCTACACTTCTTGAGCCCATACTGAAGATTGAAGCTAAGTGTCCAGCTGACCACATCTCCGGTTTGACCAGGGTTTTGGCTACTCATCGCGGCAAGATTACTAGTCTTGAAAGCCAGGAGTTAATAATGGTTCTTAAGGGCGAGATCCCTGTTTCTGAGACCTTCAATCTAGCTAATGAGATTAGAAGTGCCACTGCTGGTAAGGCCTTCTGGGCTACTGAGTTTAAGGGTTGGCAACCCGTCCCCGAGTCGATGCTTGTTGACTTAATGATGAAGATAAGAGAGAGGAAGGGGTTACCTAAAGTTATTCCAAAGCCTGAAGACTACATGCCCTTGTAGATCCTCTAGTTCTCTTTATTAAGCAGATAAAGATCTTCAGTTACTGTTAAGATCTATTATCTCTTCATCGACATGAAGAAGAGAAACTTCGCATAAACGATTGCTAGGAGCGCCGTTCAATGTGATATTAGGTTAACTTTTTTACATTAAAGTGAAGGCGCTCAATAAAGGATATGCCACCTTAACCGAAGATGTAGGGATTGGGATTTAGCTCCCAAGTAAATCTCCATAAACCTAAACCGAACACTCTACGGCTATGTGAAGCTCGTCAGCTAACCCATTGTTGATTAGGCTTTCATCGGCTAATTAAGAGATTGCCATGTTTGATATTGCCTCTCGCTCCACACCCTGTCAGCCATGACAGTCACCCTTACCACTCCAGGGGTAAAGTCAAGCTCTCAGCAAACCAGCGGTGTCAAGTACAACTTTTGAGGCTTTCTCCGGAGGCCATAGACTTAATTAAGCTACCAACTCTGTGGGAATTAAGATCTGTGGTGTTGGCACCCTTATAACCGCTATTTTAGAGGACTACAACTTCAATGCCTCTTTCTTCAACCCTAACTCCTAGCTTCAGCCTTACAGCCACGTTCAAGCACCTTTACTCTTCCCACCCTCTCCACTTTCCTGAAGACTATCCGTCCAACGCGTATTCTCTCTTCCTTAGAAAGTGACATTAGCACGCAAAGTAAGTAATACCTCAATAGAGTAGAGTTTACTATTGCCTCTCTAAACAATTAAAGTAATGTTGCCTCAAGCATAAGACCTCATCAACTCATCCAAAACTTAGCATTTCCTATAGCTTTACAGGCTCAATAGCTAATAGAGTAGTGGAATCTCAATGACACTTCGAGTTGTATGTCAACCAAATTTTCCACTTATATATCTTACAGTTAGTTCATTCTCCGGTCGTCCGAAAACACGTTCTGTAGGTCCATACTCTACTAGCTCACCTAAGTACAGGAAAGCCACATAATCTGATAGTCTAGCAGCTTGTTGTAGGTTATGTGTTACGATGATTATCGTGTAATCCTTTGCCAATTTCCTAATTAAGTTCTCTATCTTTGCTGCTGATATCGGATCTAGCGACGATGTTGGCTCATCCATTAGCAGAACTTCCGGTTCAACGGCTAAGGCCCTGGCTATACAGAGTCTCTGTTGCTGTCCGCCGGAGAGGCTTGTTGCAGGCCTATTTAAGTTATCCTTTACTTCGTCCCACAGCCCCGCTAGCACTAAGCTTTGCTTAACTATGAAGTCTAGGGTTTTTCGATCCCTTACACCATTCAGTCTTGGACCTATAGCAACGTTATCATATATTGAAAACATTGGAAGAGGATTTGGTTTCTGAAAGACCATGCCTATCTTCCTCCTTATTTTGACCGGATCAACCCCCCTATCATATATGTCCATCCCGTTGAAGAATATCCTTCCCGAAACTCGGGCACCTGGAATTAATTCATGCATCCTATTTATGCAGCGTAGAAGTGTCGTCTTACCGCAACCTGAAGGTCCCATTATCGCGGTTATTGCTCTATCCTTAATCTTCATGTTTATGTCCTTAAGGATATGCCTGGAGCCATACCATGCATTTAGGCTCTCAATCTCTATTTTATGATTTGACATGGCTAATACCTCCCTCTCGTCAAAATTCTTACTCCAATATTTATTCCAAGGATCATCACCATGAGTATTAAAGCTGATCCCCATGCTAAGACCACCCAGTTCTCAAATGGTGAGGAGGCGAATAGGAAAATGTTAAGCGCTAAATTAGCCACCGGCTTATCTAACCCAACGAACCACCACTTCCAAAAGCCCATTGTAACAAGAACTGGCGCAGATTCTCCAGCTATCCTTGCAACTGCAAGCATTACCCCGGTTGCTATGGCTTTTTTGGCCCCCCTCAATACAACATACAATGTTGTCTTCCACTTAGGTGCTCCTAATGCCAACACAGCCTCTCTAATCGTTGCTGGCACGATCTTAAGTGCCTCCTCAGTGGTCCTAGTGACTATTGGTATCATTATTATTGCTAGAGCAAAAGCTGCAGCTATGACTGAAAAGCCTATAGAGAGGACTATAATGGCATAGCTGAAGATACCAATAATTATTGATGGAACTCCGTTTAACACTTCATTGAAAAACCTTATTACTGTTGAAAGCTTGCTCTCTCCGTATTCACTTAAAAATATCCCAGAAATAATCCCTATCGGGACGCTGATTAGAGATGCCAATCCAATTGTTATTAATGTGCCCTGTATAGCGTTTGCAACACCTCCTACCGCTTCTCCTACTGTCGGAGTCGGTTTGGTGAAGAAATCCAAGTTTATAGCTACTAAGCCCCTTCTAGCAACTTCAAATATAATGCTAGATAGTGGAATTAGAGCAAGTAAGAGAGCTAAGTAAACCATGAATTGCATGACCAAACTCTTAATTCTCCTAAACCTGTAATTTGACTCCCTCATTCTCTCATTATCCCCCTGACCATTCTGAGAGAGCGCCAGACAATTAACCTAGCCAAAATCACAATAAACAAGTTAATGAGGAGAAGTAACAGTCCAATGTTTATCAAGGCACTAACATGCAAGCTATATATAGCTTCTAAGAGCTCATTCACTATTATAGCAGACATGGTATACCATGCGTCAAAGAGCGATGAGGGAAGAAGTTTAAATTGATTTCCTATCACCATCGTTATAGCCATAGCTTCACCAACAGCTCTACCTAAACCGAGCATTGCTGCACCCAAAATACCAGAACGCGCATAGCTCATCACTATCCTTACAGTCTCCCACTTCGTAGCTCCTAGAGCTACTACCGCTTCTCTCACGCTACGAGGTACTAACGAAAATAAGTCTCGCGAAACAGAGGATATTATCGGTATTATCATGATAGCAAGAACAATCCCGCCAGTTAAGATTCCACCACCGTATATTGAGCCGGAGAATAGTGGAATGAAGCCTAAGGATGATTGTAGAAGTGGATAGACATGATCACGCAAGAATGGAATTAAAACGTATAACCCCCAAAGCCCGTAGATCACGCTTGGGATAGCTGCTAGAAGCTCCACGAGAAACGAGAATATATGACTAAGCTTCTGCGGCATGTACTCTGAAATAGCTAAAGCGACGCCAAGGCTTATGGGAAGACCTATTAACAATGCTATTGCAGACGTAGTTAATGTACCAAGTATTAGAGGTAACGCTCCAAAGATACCCTTGACAGGATCCCACTCCGTACCTACTATGAATCCAGTACCAAAAGTCTCGATAGAAAGTCTAGAGCGTATAGTTAGCTCATATATCATTAAGCCAAGTACCAAAATAACACTTGAAGCAATAACAGCGCAAATAAATTTAAAAACATTATCACCTGTTAGCTTCATAATATGATATAATGAGAGAAATCGTAACCTCAAGAACCTAAAAAGGGGGGCAGGCATCTTTACGTGAACCTTCATCGTTAGCACCTATTCAACTTCAACCTCTATAAACTCGTTGACCATTAAATGTAATCATTTTAATCGTCTCCTCGTTATGCCTTATTACCTCAGCAGGCAGTGGGACGTAATACAATCCGGCCGCGTAGTTTTGCCCCTCATGAGTGCACCACCATAAGAAGTAGACGAGCGCTCTAGCTGTATCCTGGTCCATGTTCGGCAAAGCGCTAAGCTCTCTGTACACTATTATGTAAGAGAAGCTCGTTATTGGGTAAACCCCTCTAGCCTTAGTGTCATTCACTACGCTCTTAACTATTGAAACCTCAGACCAACTTTCGTTCCCCCTTGGAAGAGTAAGGGCGGCAGCTGCAGCAGCCCTCATAAATGACTCTATGCTAGGCTCAATGAACTCCCCAGCAGCATTCTTCAGATTACCATATGTGAGATTATTCATCTTGGCGTACGTGAACTCAACATAACCTATCGAGTAAGGTGTTTGCTGAACTGTAGCAGCAACACCATCATTTCCTCTGGCTCCAAGTCCGACAGGCCAATTCACTGAAGTTCCTACTCCAACCCTCTCTCTCCACTCCTTAGAAACAGCTGAAAGATAGCTTGTCCAGATAAATGTCGTTCCACTAGCATCAGCTCTACGAACAACAACTATGTCCTTATCCGGCAAACTAGCCCTTGGATTTATCTCTACTATCCTAGGATCATTCCACTTCGTGATCTCTCCCAAGAAAATCTTTGCTAAAACTTCTCCGGTAAAGTTAAGACCTTTTGGTACGCCAGGTACATTATATATAACGACAACTCCTCCTATCGTGATCGGTATATGAAGAGTGCCGCTGGCGTTTCTAAGCTGAGCCTCTGTTAGCGGTACATCGGTGGCCGCGAAGTGCACAGTTTTCTCCATATGTGCTCTGATTCCGCCACCACTACCAATAGGTTTATAGTTTATGAAAACTTTTGGCCTAATTTTATTGTACTCTGTAATCCATTTATCAATTAATGGAAATGGAAATGTTGCGCCAGCACCATCAATAGCTACGGTCTTCTCTTCCATGGTTTGTGTAGGAAGCTGATAAGCTGCAACACCTAAAACTACTACGGCAACAACGACGCAAGCAACTGCTATTAATATTCCACTCACCCTTTTCATATAGACTCACTACGTTTTTATTTGCGAGAGGCTGTATTATATAGCTTGTCGCAGTAAACTATATTTAGGAATGTTTAACTATATAGATAACTGTGGGGCTATGAAAGGCGAGGAGGTAAGACGTATCCAGCTAACTGGAAGATCAACCTACATAGTCTCTCTTCCAAAGAAGTGGGTTGCTGAGATGGGTCTTAAGACCGGTAGTCAAGTCGTAATACTGCGAGAGGGCGAGTCGTTAGTTCTAGTCCCAAGAGGCTTGGCCGAGTCGAGGATGGGATCTCAAGAAGCTCTGCTTAAAATATCTGATGGAGACACTCCAGACAAGCTAGCACGCGCCATAATCGCCATTTATCTTAATGGATATAACTCCATTAGAATAGTTACTTCAAGTGATCAGATAACACCTTTACAGAGGAACGCCATAAGTGAGTTAGTGAGAAAGAAGATTGTGGGTACAGAAATAATATTTGATTCTCCTAGAGAGATGGTGTTGAAGGTTCTGGTAAGTTATCCCGAGCTATCGGTTGAGAGTGCTCTTAGACGAATGTACTTGGTAGCATCATCAATGTTCGAAGGAGCTGTAAAGGCTTTAATTAACTCTGACAAGGAACTAGCTAAGAACATAATTGAGCTGGATGATGAAGTCGATCGCTTTGGTTTCTATATAGTTAGACAGTTAAAAGCTGCTGTACAGAACAGCAAAATCCTGAAGGACATAGGTCTCTCAAGCGCAAGGGATTGTCTAGGCTACAGGATCATAGTGAAGTTCGTAGAACGAATAGCTGACCATGCAGCGAGGATAGCTGAAAACGTCCTATCAATAGATGAACGCCTAGAAGAGTCCGTCTTAGAAGGAGTTTCTAAGATAAGTTCCTTCGCCAAATTAATGTTTGAGAAGTCTATAGAGTCTCTGTTTAGAGGAGACTACATCTTAGCTGAAGAAGTTGTTTCAAAAGCAAGAAGTATAGCGTCACTTGAAGTCGAACTCATGAAAACCCTACTAGAAAAGACAGGGAAAACGATCTCGCCTAACATAAGAATTATTTTAGAGAACATAAGGAGAGTTGGAGAGTATTCAAGCGATATCGCAGAAGTAGTTCTTAACTTGAATGTAGATAAAATGCTTGCTCAGTAAAGAGGTCTCCATCCCGCCTTGCTAAGAGACTTTCATGAAGAATGTCAAAGCTGTAACTTCTTTAGTCTTAGCAATCACTTACGGCATCTCTTACCTTCTTGTTCTTTCGTTAAGGCCCCCATCATCAATCTCAAAGTTCGATTTAATTTAAAGAATCTTTACTTGCCATCAATATGCTCTAATTAAGACTCTGCGGCCAACGACAATACCACTAAGATATGTTGTGTACGGCATCCTAAGGAGGGGCCGTCAGGTAACTCCTTAATCGTTAGACTAACATTTCGATCTAAAGTCAACATTTGCGATGTTTTTCTTAAGGAGGCCTAATCCCAGGACACTAGTAAAATGCTCTTATATGGCATAGATATACATGACAATTTTTAGCTCTACCCCCTCTCTTGAATTTTAGGTGGTAGTATGGAACCTTTAGTAGCAGAGATCATTAGTGTTGGTAACGAACTTCTGAGCGGGCGTGTTGTCAATACAAACGCCTCTTGGATTGCCGATAAAATTACCAGGTTGGGCGGTGTAGTCAGAAGGATTGTGGCTGTTGG includes:
- the pstB gene encoding phosphate ABC transporter ATP-binding protein PstB, with protein sequence MSNHKIEIESLNAWYGSRHILKDINMKIKDRAITAIMGPSGCGKTTLLRCINRMHELIPGARVSGRIFFNGMDIYDRGVDPVKIRRKIGMVFQKPNPLPMFSIYDNVAIGPRLNGVRDRKTLDFIVKQSLVLAGLWDEVKDNLNRPATSLSGGQQQRLCIARALAVEPEVLLMDEPTSSLDPISAAKIENLIRKLAKDYTIIIVTHNLQQAARLSDYVAFLYLGELVEYGPTERVFGRPENELTVRYISGKFG
- the pstA gene encoding phosphate ABC transporter permease PstA, with protein sequence MRESNYRFRRIKSLVMQFMVYLALLLALIPLSSIIFEVARRGLVAINLDFFTKPTPTVGEAVGGVANAIQGTLITIGLASLISVPIGIISGIFLSEYGESKLSTVIRFFNEVLNGVPSIIIGIFSYAIIVLSIGFSVIAAAFALAIIMIPIVTRTTEEALKIVPATIREAVLALGAPKWKTTLYVVLRGAKKAIATGVMLAVARIAGESAPVLVTMGFWKWWFVGLDKPVANLALNIFLFASSPFENWVVLAWGSALILMVMILGINIGVRILTRGRY
- the pstC gene encoding phosphate ABC transporter permease subunit PstC, translated to MKLTGDNVFKFICAVIASSVILVLGLMIYELTIRSRLSIETFGTGFIVGTEWDPVKGIFGALPLILGTLTTSAIALLIGLPISLGVALAISEYMPQKLSHIFSFLVELLAAIPSVIYGLWGLYVLIPFLRDHVYPLLQSSLGFIPLFSGSIYGGGILTGGIVLAIMIIPIISSVSRDLFSLVPRSVREAVVALGATKWETVRIVMSYARSGILGAAMLGLGRAVGEAMAITMVIGNQFKLLPSSLFDAWYTMSAIIVNELLEAIYSLHVSALINIGLLLLLINLFIVILARLIVWRSLRMVRGIMRE
- the pstS gene encoding phosphate ABC transporter substrate-binding protein PstS; the protein is MKRVSGILIAVACVVVAVVVLGVAAYQLPTQTMEEKTVAIDGAGATFPFPLIDKWITEYNKIRPKVFINYKPIGSGGGIRAHMEKTVHFAATDVPLTEAQLRNASGTLHIPITIGGVVVIYNVPGVPKGLNFTGEVLAKIFLGEITKWNDPRIVEINPRASLPDKDIVVVRRADASGTTFIWTSYLSAVSKEWRERVGVGTSVNWPVGLGARGNDGVAATVQQTPYSIGYVEFTYAKMNNLTYGNLKNAAGEFIEPSIESFMRAAAAAALTLPRGNESWSEVSIVKSVVNDTKARGVYPITSFSYIIVYRELSALPNMDQDTARALVYFLWWCTHEGQNYAAGLYYVPLPAEVIRHNEETIKMITFNGQRVYRG
- a CDS encoding phosphate uptake regulator PhoU gives rise to the protein MKGEEVRRIQLTGRSTYIVSLPKKWVAEMGLKTGSQVVILREGESLVLVPRGLAESRMGSQEALLKISDGDTPDKLARAIIAIYLNGYNSIRIVTSSDQITPLQRNAISELVRKKIVGTEIIFDSPREMVLKVLVSYPELSVESALRRMYLVASSMFEGAVKALINSDKELAKNIIELDDEVDRFGFYIVRQLKAAVQNSKILKDIGLSSARDCLGYRIIVKFVERIADHAARIAENVLSIDERLEESVLEGVSKISSFAKLMFEKSIESLFRGDYILAEEVVSKARSIASLEVELMKTLLEKTGKTISPNIRIILENIRRVGEYSSDIAEVVLNLNVDKMLAQ